A portion of the Streptomyces sp. NBC_00376 genome contains these proteins:
- a CDS encoding DEAD/DEAH box helicase: protein MTEDLSPAERYQASRIRAAEQATALAPFRELYEFDLDPYQIEACEALEAGKGVLVAAPTGSGKTIVGEFAVHLALEQGRKCFYTTPIKALSNQKFADLVKRYGPEKVGLLTGDNSVNADAPVVVMTTEVLRNMLYAGSQALRGLGYVVMDEVHYLSDRFRGAVWEEVIIHLPDSVTLVSLSATVSNAEEFGDWLDTVRGDTEVIVSESRPVPLWQHVLAGRRMYDLFEEETDHGGRGAGRREVNPDLVRLARMENQRGYNPRERRRGKMVREADRERERRQRSRIWTPARPEVIDRLDAEGLLPAITFIFSRAGCEAAVQQCLHAGLRLNDEEKRRLVREIVEERTASIPGEDLHVLGYYEWLEGLERGIAAHHAGMLPTFKEVVEELFVRGLVKAVFATETLALGINMPARSVVLEKLVKWNGEQHADITPGEYTQLTGRAGRRGIDVEGHAVVLWQRGMDPGALAGLAGTRTYPLRSSFRPSYNMAVNLVQQFGRHRSRELLETSFAQFQADRSVVGISRQVQKNEEGLEGYREGMTCHLGDFEEYARLRRDLKDRETELAKQGATQRRAEAAASLERLKPGDVIHVPTGKFAGLALVLDPGLPAGRTNGHGHRGLEYHDGPRPLVLTAERQVKRLASIDFPVPVEALERMRVPKSFNPRSPQSRRDLASALRTKAGHIVPERHRKSRSVAADDRAIARYRAELRAHPCHGCDEREDHARWAERYHRLQRDTRQLERRIEGRTNTIARTFDRIVALLTELDYLRGNEVTEHGRRLARLYGELDLLASECLRAGVWEGLNPAELAACVSALVYEARQADDAVAPKLPSGPAKTAMGEMVRIWGRLDALEEDFKINQAEGVGQREPDLGFAWAVYMWASGRTLDEVLGEAEMPAGDFVRWCKQVIDVLGQIAAAAPRDGSSVARNAHKAVDAVLRGVVAYSSVG, encoded by the coding sequence ATGACAGAGGACCTCTCACCAGCTGAGCGATACCAGGCTTCTCGGATCCGCGCCGCCGAGCAGGCCACCGCACTCGCGCCCTTCCGTGAGCTGTACGAATTCGATCTGGACCCCTACCAGATCGAGGCCTGTGAGGCCCTGGAGGCGGGCAAGGGAGTACTCGTCGCCGCCCCGACCGGCTCGGGCAAGACGATCGTCGGCGAGTTCGCCGTGCACCTCGCCCTCGAACAGGGCCGCAAGTGCTTCTACACCACGCCCATCAAGGCCCTTTCCAACCAGAAGTTCGCCGATCTGGTCAAGCGTTACGGGCCGGAGAAGGTCGGCCTGCTGACCGGCGACAACAGCGTCAACGCCGATGCCCCGGTGGTCGTCATGACCACCGAGGTGCTGCGGAACATGCTGTACGCGGGCTCGCAGGCGCTGCGGGGCCTCGGGTACGTGGTGATGGACGAGGTGCACTACCTCTCCGACCGCTTCCGGGGCGCCGTCTGGGAGGAAGTGATCATTCACCTCCCGGATTCCGTGACCCTCGTGTCACTGTCGGCGACCGTGTCCAACGCCGAGGAGTTCGGCGACTGGCTGGACACCGTCCGCGGTGACACCGAAGTGATCGTCTCCGAGAGCCGGCCCGTGCCGCTCTGGCAGCACGTCCTGGCCGGCCGCCGGATGTACGACCTCTTCGAGGAGGAGACCGATCACGGCGGCCGCGGCGCCGGACGCCGCGAGGTCAACCCCGACCTCGTCCGGCTCGCCCGGATGGAGAACCAGCGGGGCTACAACCCGCGTGAGCGCCGTCGCGGCAAGATGGTCCGCGAGGCGGACCGGGAGCGCGAGCGGCGCCAGCGCAGCCGGATCTGGACCCCGGCCAGGCCCGAGGTCATCGACCGGCTGGACGCCGAAGGGCTGCTCCCCGCCATCACGTTCATCTTCAGCCGGGCCGGCTGCGAGGCCGCCGTGCAGCAGTGCCTGCACGCCGGACTGCGGCTCAACGACGAGGAGAAGCGGCGCCTGGTCCGCGAGATCGTCGAGGAGCGGACCGCCTCCATCCCCGGCGAGGACCTCCACGTCCTGGGCTACTACGAGTGGCTCGAAGGACTTGAGCGGGGCATCGCCGCGCACCACGCGGGCATGCTGCCGACGTTCAAGGAAGTCGTCGAGGAGCTGTTCGTCCGCGGGCTCGTCAAGGCCGTCTTCGCCACGGAGACGCTCGCCCTCGGTATCAACATGCCCGCACGCTCGGTGGTGCTGGAGAAGCTCGTCAAGTGGAACGGCGAGCAGCACGCCGACATCACCCCCGGTGAGTACACCCAGCTGACCGGGCGGGCCGGGCGGCGCGGCATCGACGTCGAGGGCCACGCGGTGGTGCTGTGGCAGCGCGGCATGGATCCGGGGGCGCTGGCCGGACTCGCCGGTACGCGCACGTATCCGCTGCGGTCCAGCTTCCGGCCCTCGTACAACATGGCCGTCAACCTGGTGCAGCAGTTCGGGCGGCACCGCTCGCGCGAGCTGCTGGAGACCTCCTTCGCGCAGTTCCAGGCCGACCGGTCGGTGGTCGGTATCTCCCGGCAGGTCCAGAAGAACGAAGAGGGGCTGGAGGGCTACCGGGAGGGCATGACCTGCCACCTCGGTGACTTCGAGGAGTACGCGCGGCTGCGCCGCGACCTCAAGGACCGGGAGACCGAGCTGGCCAAGCAGGGCGCGACGCAGCGGCGGGCCGAGGCGGCGGCGTCCCTGGAGAGGCTCAAGCCCGGCGATGTCATCCATGTGCCCACCGGCAAGTTCGCCGGGCTGGCGCTGGTGCTCGACCCGGGTCTGCCCGCCGGGCGGACCAATGGGCACGGCCATCGCGGGCTCGAATACCACGACGGGCCACGGCCGTTGGTGCTCACGGCCGAGCGCCAGGTCAAGCGGCTCGCCTCGATCGACTTCCCGGTTCCGGTGGAGGCGCTGGAGCGGATGCGGGTGCCGAAGTCGTTCAATCCGCGCTCCCCGCAGTCGCGCCGCGACCTGGCCTCCGCGCTACGGACCAAGGCCGGGCACATAGTTCCGGAGCGGCACCGCAAGAGCCGGTCCGTCGCGGCCGACGACCGGGCGATCGCCCGCTACCGGGCGGAGCTGCGCGCGCACCCCTGCCACGGGTGCGACGAGCGCGAGGACCACGCGCGTTGGGCCGAGCGGTATCACCGGCTGCAGCGCGACACGAGGCAGCTGGAGCGGCGGATCGAGGGGCGGACGAACACGATCGCCCGCACCTTCGACCGGATCGTCGCGCTGCTCACCGAGCTCGACTACCTGCGGGGCAATGAGGTCACCGAGCACGGGCGCCGGCTCGCGCGGCTCTACGGCGAGCTCGATCTGCTGGCGAGCGAGTGCCTGCGGGCGGGTGTGTGGGAGGGACTGAACCCTGCCGAACTCGCTGCCTGCGTCTCGGCGTTGGTGTACGAGGCGCGGCAGGCGGATGACGCGGTGGCGCCGAAGCTGCCGTCGGGGCCCGCGAAGACCGCGATGGGTGAGATGGTCCGGATCTGGGGCCGGCTCGACGCCCTGGAAGAGGACTTCAAGATCAACCAGGCGGAGGGGGTCGGGCAGCGCGAACCCGATCTCGGCTTCGCCTGGGCGGTCTACATGTGGGCGTCGGGGCGGACGCTGGACGAGGTGCTGGGCGAGGCGGAGATGCCGGCCGGGGACTTCGTGCGGTGGTGCAAGCAGGTGATCGACGTGCTGGGACAGATCGCCGCTGCGGCGCCGAGGGACGGGAGTTCCGTGGCCCGGAACGCGCACAAGGCGGTGGACGCGGTGTTGCGGGGGGTTGTGGCGTACAGCTCCGTGGGGTGA
- a CDS encoding LLM class flavin-dependent oxidoreductase, protein MPVEFLGIAATNEGSEVTARSGASFDKEYTLKLARAHEDHGWDRVLFAYGSGSPDPSPAAAYVAARTEKLRILVAHRPNVSYPTFAAKTFATLDRISDGRLAVHFITGGNDHEQQREGDFLTKDERYARTREAIRIIKRAWTSHEPFDHEGTHYRFNDFVSDTFPVQQPHPQVSFGGSSAAAYAAGGAEADIYCLWGEPLAQTAEQIASVKEAARAAGRTDVPRIQVAFRPIIAPTEELAWEKAHRTLARIRSHKSGTPRKAPENTGSRRLLAVAAANDRHDRALWTPTAAETGGAGNSTALVGTPETVAQALLDYYDLGVDIFSARGYDLLDDAIDFGRHVIPLVREEVAKRDAADISSPSGHTQPSPAAPSPSGV, encoded by the coding sequence ATGCCCGTCGAGTTTCTCGGCATCGCAGCAACGAACGAAGGTTCCGAGGTGACAGCCCGCTCCGGGGCGTCCTTCGACAAGGAGTACACGCTCAAGCTGGCCCGCGCGCACGAGGACCACGGCTGGGACCGGGTGCTGTTCGCCTACGGTTCCGGCTCCCCCGACCCGTCCCCGGCCGCCGCCTACGTCGCGGCCCGCACCGAGAAGCTCCGGATCCTGGTGGCGCACCGCCCCAACGTCTCGTACCCGACGTTCGCCGCCAAGACCTTCGCGACCCTGGACCGGATCAGCGACGGACGCCTCGCCGTGCACTTCATCACCGGGGGCAATGACCACGAGCAGCAGCGCGAGGGCGACTTCCTCACCAAGGACGAGCGGTACGCGCGCACCCGCGAGGCCATCCGGATCATCAAGCGGGCCTGGACCTCGCACGAGCCCTTCGACCACGAGGGCACGCACTACCGCTTCAACGACTTCGTGAGCGACACCTTCCCCGTGCAGCAGCCGCATCCGCAGGTCTCGTTCGGTGGTTCCTCAGCGGCGGCGTACGCGGCCGGGGGCGCCGAGGCCGACATCTACTGCCTGTGGGGCGAGCCGCTGGCCCAGACCGCGGAGCAGATCGCCTCGGTGAAGGAGGCCGCAAGGGCGGCGGGCCGTACGGACGTGCCACGGATCCAGGTCGCCTTCCGCCCGATCATCGCGCCCACCGAGGAACTGGCCTGGGAGAAGGCCCACCGCACCCTGGCCCGGATCAGGTCCCACAAGTCGGGCACACCACGGAAGGCCCCCGAGAACACGGGCTCCCGGCGCCTCCTTGCGGTGGCCGCCGCGAACGACCGCCACGACCGCGCCCTGTGGACACCGACCGCGGCGGAGACCGGCGGCGCCGGCAACTCGACGGCCCTGGTGGGAACCCCCGAAACGGTGGCACAGGCCCTGCTGGACTACTACGACCTGGGCGTGGACATCTTCTCGGCCCGCGGCTACGACCTCCTGGACGACGCGATCGACTTCGGCCGCCACGTCATCCCGCTGGTCCGCGAGGAAGTGGCCAAACGAGACGCGGCCGACATATCCAGCCCCTCCGGCCACACCCAGCCCTCTCCGGCCGCACCCAGCCCCTCCGGCGTCTGA
- a CDS encoding PucR family transcriptional regulator → MANILELLSSPGLEAVRPLVGPLDAVEVTGVRLEPRPDRLAAIPAGTVAVLLAPVPGHLLDVAVRDAAAAGAAALVLTGVTEAPHGLPAEVTATARALAERGRVAVLYAEGDLAALVVAVERAVAGSAADALARVEAAAREVTAVAGDPGRVAVAAGRALGVPVELRAAGPGEEGAAAAGPDGEIRLAAPARPGHAGTAVRSVLALAALAAAGGGHGDVPVRSRGRLLAELLVAPQDQAARLAARGRALALPVDGWHIALRVEAGGLDASNRPKALDAVMSQALTLLRTWDGPAAAPGTTTAPSAPSASSPQSADSVQWNAALVDDALVLLSTWPADPGTNGRRATLARARRVVDRLAGLRPEAGLRCGVGSPHRGPLGIRTSAREARAAVPRDVGPAVAAHDAVGLDRMLLEWYASDTAREAVSELLAPVLALGPERAEPLLRTLQGYLDHNNSPARAADALHLHRNAVGARIRKVVQLTGADLNEPDVRLALQLACRAGLSAHPTESFTTTGSGTPDASTTH, encoded by the coding sequence ATGGCGAACATCCTGGAACTCCTCTCCTCCCCCGGACTCGAAGCGGTCCGCCCGCTGGTGGGCCCGCTCGACGCGGTGGAGGTCACCGGGGTGCGGCTGGAGCCGCGCCCGGACCGGCTCGCCGCCATCCCCGCCGGGACGGTCGCCGTGCTGCTGGCCCCGGTGCCGGGGCATCTGCTGGACGTGGCGGTGCGGGACGCGGCCGCGGCGGGAGCCGCCGCGCTGGTCCTGACGGGCGTGACCGAGGCCCCGCACGGGCTGCCCGCCGAGGTGACGGCCACGGCACGGGCGCTCGCCGAGCGGGGCCGGGTCGCGGTGCTGTACGCCGAGGGGGACCTCGCGGCTCTCGTGGTGGCCGTGGAGCGGGCGGTGGCCGGGTCCGCGGCGGACGCGCTGGCCCGGGTCGAGGCCGCGGCGCGGGAGGTGACGGCGGTCGCGGGCGACCCCGGCCGGGTGGCCGTGGCGGCCGGACGCGCCCTGGGCGTGCCCGTGGAGCTGCGCGCCGCGGGTCCGGGCGAGGAGGGCGCGGCTGCCGCGGGCCCGGACGGCGAGATCCGGCTGGCGGCCCCGGCCCGCCCCGGTCACGCGGGTACGGCGGTGCGCTCGGTCCTCGCGCTGGCGGCACTCGCCGCGGCGGGCGGCGGGCACGGCGACGTTCCGGTGCGCTCCCGGGGCCGGCTGCTCGCCGAACTGCTGGTGGCCCCGCAGGACCAGGCCGCCCGGCTGGCCGCCCGGGGCCGGGCGCTCGCGCTGCCGGTGGACGGCTGGCACATCGCGCTGCGGGTCGAGGCGGGCGGTCTGGACGCCTCGAACCGGCCGAAGGCCCTGGACGCGGTCATGTCCCAGGCACTGACCCTGCTGCGGACCTGGGACGGGCCGGCGGCCGCCCCCGGCACCACCACCGCGCCGTCCGCCCCCTCTGCCTCGTCCCCGCAGTCCGCCGACTCCGTCCAGTGGAACGCCGCGCTGGTCGACGACGCCCTCGTCCTGCTCAGCACCTGGCCCGCGGACCCGGGGACGAACGGGCGGCGCGCCACTCTGGCCCGCGCCCGCCGGGTGGTGGACCGGCTGGCCGGACTGCGCCCGGAGGCCGGTCTGCGGTGCGGCGTGGGCTCGCCGCACCGGGGCCCGCTGGGCATCCGTACCTCCGCCCGGGAGGCCCGTGCCGCGGTGCCGCGCGATGTGGGACCCGCGGTGGCGGCGCACGACGCGGTGGGTCTGGACCGGATGCTGCTGGAGTGGTACGCCTCCGACACGGCGCGCGAGGCGGTCAGCGAACTCCTCGCCCCGGTACTGGCGCTGGGCCCGGAACGCGCCGAGCCGCTGCTGCGCACGCTCCAGGGGTACCTGGACCACAACAACTCGCCCGCCCGCGCCGCGGACGCGCTCCATCTGCACCGGAACGCGGTGGGCGCCCGCATCCGCAAGGTCGTCCAGCTGACGGGCGCCGACCTGAACGAGCCGGACGTCCGCCTCGCGCTCCAACTGGCCTGCCGCGCGGGCCTGTCCGCTCACCCGACCGAGTCGTTCACGACCACCGGCAGCGGCACGCCCGACGCCTCGACGACGCACTGA
- a CDS encoding DUF917 domain-containing protein — MHVDAGALADFARGCAVLGSGGGGPADVTLPVAGQAIEESGPVPVVDPAVLPADALVMPVGLVGSPAVAAERIGGRAEPARLRDRFEALHGAPVAAVMSSEIGGLNGCVAVAWAARLGLPLLDADSMGRAFPRMDQNVLELAGLRPGPAVLADEHGHTVVVDDVDGAHLEQFARAAVVAFGGRAASTDYPLTAGQAARHAVLGSVTRALALGRGEGPAPLLTGKVSSVRRYATEGADSDDATGVLLEGGGPDAGRLVLVEARSEFVAALEDGAPLAVVPDVIALVDVATGWAVPVEEVRYGLRVHLVTLPSDPAWYTPEGLRLAGPAAFGLAGLAGTADGFRAPGGTS; from the coding sequence ATGCACGTGGACGCCGGAGCACTCGCCGACTTCGCGCGGGGCTGTGCCGTCCTGGGATCAGGGGGCGGCGGACCCGCCGATGTGACCCTTCCCGTCGCCGGACAGGCGATCGAGGAGAGCGGTCCGGTGCCCGTCGTCGACCCGGCGGTGCTCCCCGCCGACGCGCTCGTCATGCCGGTGGGGCTGGTCGGATCGCCCGCCGTCGCCGCCGAACGGATCGGCGGCCGGGCCGAGCCCGCACGGCTGCGGGACCGCTTCGAGGCGCTGCACGGCGCACCGGTCGCCGCGGTGATGAGCAGCGAGATCGGCGGCCTCAACGGCTGTGTCGCCGTCGCCTGGGCGGCCCGGCTGGGGCTGCCGCTGCTCGACGCCGACTCCATGGGCCGGGCCTTTCCCCGGATGGACCAGAACGTCCTGGAGCTGGCCGGGCTGCGTCCGGGACCGGCCGTCCTCGCCGACGAGCACGGTCACACCGTCGTGGTCGACGACGTGGACGGCGCGCACCTCGAACAGTTCGCCCGCGCCGCCGTCGTCGCCTTCGGCGGGCGCGCCGCGTCCACCGACTACCCGCTCACCGCCGGGCAGGCGGCCCGGCACGCCGTCCTCGGATCGGTCACCCGCGCCCTGGCTCTGGGCCGCGGCGAAGGACCGGCCCCACTGCTGACCGGCAAGGTCTCCTCCGTCCGGAGGTACGCCACCGAGGGCGCCGACAGCGACGACGCCACGGGTGTCCTGCTGGAGGGCGGCGGCCCCGACGCGGGCCGGCTGGTGCTCGTCGAGGCCCGCAGCGAATTCGTCGCGGCCCTGGAGGACGGCGCCCCGCTCGCCGTCGTACCGGACGTCATCGCCCTGGTCGACGTGGCGACCGGCTGGGCCGTCCCGGTCGAGGAGGTCCGCTACGGACTGCGCGTCCACCTCGTCACGCTCCCCTCGGACCCCGCCTGGTACACCCCCGAGGGCCTGCGGCTCGCCGGGCCCGCCGCATTCGGTCTGGCCGGCCTCGCCGGCACCGCCGACGGGTTCCGGGCTCCGGGAGGCACCTCGTGA